GGCCCGCCGATCGCGCTGCTGCTCAACCAGCACCTGCCGGCCGGCGAGCTGGGCAGCCTGTACCGCAGCGCCGACTGCTTCGTGCTGCCGAGCCGCGGCGAGGGCTGGGGCATGCCCATCCTCGAGGCCATGGCCTGCGGCCTGCCGGCGATCGCCACCGACTGGAGCGGGCAGACCGAGTTCTTCAACGCCGAGGTCGGCTACCCGCTGCGCGTGCACGCGCTGGTGCCGGCCGACGACACCAAGTGCGTGTACTACCACGGCCGGCGCTGGGCCGAGCCCGACCTCGAGCACCTGATCGAGTGCATGCGTTATGTCTACTATCAGCGCGACCAGGCGCGCGCCGTGGGCCAGCGCGCCGCCCAGGCCGCGCGCGAGCGCTGGACGTGGGGCCACGCCGCCGAGCGGATCATCGTGCGGCTGCGCGCGCGTGAGCAACCCTAGTGCAAGCCTCCCAGCACCAGTTTCTGAACGAACTCGGTATCAAAGTCACCCCTAAAGCGATTGCCGGCTTCCCGCACCAGACATATACTGGCCACGATTCCGGCACTGCCAAACCAACATACCATACGCCTAGAGCACCAATAGAGAAGCTGCAGACTAGCGCCTTGGATCTGGCTTGCTGCCATCACAGCGTAGCCCCTGCTTGCCGTCCATGCTGCCAGGGCCAACTGCACGCTGCTGCACTGGAAGGGGATATGTATGTATTCTGGCACGCGAATGAAATTCGATACATGCATTCCTGCGATTTTCATTTTCTTTGTAATGGGACTGTACGCGTTTTTTCTCTTTCGATTTATTCCATTGGATGGTCTATTCAGCGGTGATATCGGTGCAAAACAAATTCAAATAACCGCACTTATTTATAATCGATTTTCAAGCTTGGCACTGCCATATCCTGGAGCCTCTTTTGATCGACTGACCCAATTTAGCCCGCTTCCGGCGCTCTTTACCTGGAAGATTGGAGTGAATTTCTACAGTATCTTCTCATATCCTCATGCTGCACTAATGGCCATCCCCTTTTTCTTATGTGGGTATGCCGGACTCTATGTTATACCGTTGCTGGCAACGTCCTTTTCATTGCTCGCCGGTGCATACATATCGCGGCGTATTATTCCTGGAATGCAATTATTTACCCTACTGCTATTGGCCTTAGCAACCCCGCTAAGTTTCTATGGGCTTGTCCCGTGGGAACATGCCTTGGCAACGTGCCTTACCACTTGGTCAACTTTATTTGTTATCCGAGCCTATGAACATTCTCACTGGATTGATGGACTGCTGGGCGGCCTATGTGCTGCTTGCGCTACATGGATGCGGATTGAGACGATCTGGTTTATTCCTGCCATTATTATTGGAACTGTAGTATCCTCGGGTATAAATCGCTCAATCTTGACCGCTATGACGTTAGGCTTATTGATAGGGTTGGTGCCTTTTGTAACGTTTAATTTTTACGTGTTCGGCTTACCGCTTGGAGGCCAAGTCGCTGTCAACTTTGGAAGACCAGCAATCGGCTCAACAACAGATTTTATATGGTTACGTTTTAAGATAACACAAGCGATGTTACTGGATAGAAATATACCCGTCTTTCTACCCTTATTGGAGATATCGCTGTTAGTAATTGCTCGATATGTTTCAAAGACATGGAAGTTGATTTGTATCTTTGGATGCGCAGTTTTAGAATTTTTATCCTTGACGAGCATACCTGCTTTAGCCGATCGCACGGGGCTACTCGGGACTTGCCCACTCATACTAGGGATAGTATTGCTCGATATAGGCAAGATTCGACAAATCGAAAGGCTGTTTCTCGTTATAAGCGGTATTTATGTACTCGGCGTGATAATAAGCTCACCAAATGATGGTGGAGCACAGTGGGGGCCGCGATATTTATTACCAATACTGCCGCTGCTTGTCTTTTTGAGTATTCGTTCCGTACAAATAATACTAAAGAAGCAGTCTTCTATTCGCACCGGATTAATAATAGTAGCCGGATTATTCGCATGCTATTCGTTTTACCTTCAACTTCTAGGTTTACAACGCTTGCGAACGTCGATGATCGATAATATTCAACTTGTCAAAGCCACTAGCGGACAGCAAGAACAAATTGTTTTGACCGACGAATGGTTTATACCTCAAATATTGGCCCAGCTCTACTACAATCATACGATTCTATATATCACTCACCCCGAAGATCTTTCTGCTGTGCGCCGTTTGCTTAAGCAACACCAGGTTAGCGGAATAACGTATGTCACCAAACAGGGCTGGGGGAAAAATCCACAAACACAGAAGGATGCCGGTTTAGCCTGTACATATATTCAACGTGCTATGCTCGATTTAAACGTTCTGCACTGTAAACTGGAATAGACTTTCTATGTGAACGTCTGTTCACAATCGATATTGACTCAAACCCGCAACCCCATGGAACAGGCCCCGAATGCTATAATGAGGCCGTTTTGGGCACCCTGCCACAGCCCCTAAACCGCAGGTATGAACCGCCCTACCGCATCACTATGCCTGTCATCCTAGCAGCAAAGGAGCACAGCATCTATGGCGTATCCACGTCTTCGCACACCATCGCCGCTACTGGTTCTGGCCCTGGTACTGGCGCTCACAACGCTCTTATCCGCATCAGTTACGGCCACCACGCCCACCATCACGGCAGCCCCCACGGTTCACGCCGGCTTCCCGCTCTCGCTCAACGGCGCGCTCGTGCGCTACGGCTCGGTCGCGCTTGGCGACGTGAACGGCGACGGCGTGAGCGACATCGTGGTTGGCGCGAGCGACGGCAAGGTGCATGCCTACACCGGCGGCGGCAGCAAGCTCTGGGAATACGACACCGGCAACATGGCGATCGAGAGCAAGCCGGCGATTGCCGATGTCGATGGCGACGGCAAGAACGAGGTGATCGTCAGCGCCGGCAGCACCTTCACCGGCCTGAACAGCGGCGCCGGCGTGTATGTGCTGCGCAACACCGGCGCGCTGCGCTGCGCCTTCACCGCCACCAACGACTTCGACGGCAACCATGTGCCCGACGGCGTGTACAGCTCGCCGGCAGTGGCCGACCTAGACGGCAACGGCCAGCTCGAGATCGTGTTCGGCGGCTACGACGCGCAGGTGCGGATCATCGACAACAACTGCACCGCCCTGAAGGGCCGCTTCGTCTACGACACGATCTGGTCGTCGCCGGCAATTGCCGACCTCAACGGCGACGGCAAGCCCGAGATCATCATCGGCGTCGACTCGCATATCGACCCCGGCAAGAAGACGCTCGACGGCGGCATCCTACACGTCTACGACAGCAACCTGATCGACATTGCCGGCTTCCCCAAGCAGATCGACGAGGTGATCTACTCATCGCCAGTGATTGGCGACATCAACGCCGACGGCAAGCTCGACATTATTGTCGGCACCGGGCGCTGCTACAACAACGTGCCGGCCTGCGCACCGGGCGGGCGCGTCCACCCCGGCGTTGGCGAGTACATCAACGCCTGGGATGCCAGCGGCAACCCGCTGCCCGGCTGGCCAAGGGCCATCCCCGGCCAGTTCGCGTTCGCCTCGCCCGCGCTGGCGAACATGGACAACGACCCCGAGCCGGAGGTAATCATCAATACCACCGAGGTGAAGGACGGCCTGCAGACCCCGCCGGACGGCTGGGTACACGTGTTCAACGGCGACGGCACCGAGCTGGCCGGCTGGCCGAAGAAGCCGCTGATCCCCGCCGGCGCCAGCGGCACGATCAGCTGGAGCAGCAATGCCTCGCCGGTGGTGGCCGACGTAGACGGCGACGGCAGCGTCGAGGTGTTCCTCCCCTGCAACTACGACATTGTCGGCTGGAATAAGACCGGCACACAGCTGACGCGCACCACCATCCCGCCGCAGGCCGGCCAGTGGGCGCTCAACACCGAGTTCACGGTCAACGGCGCGCCGGCGATCGGCGACATCGACGGCGACGGCAAGCTCGAGCTGGTGGCTGCCGGCGTACGCAGCAACCAGAGCACCGGCGGGCTGTATGCCTGGGACTTCGACGGCGGCGCGACGGCGGCGGCCCTGCCCTGGCCGAGCTTCCGGCGCAGCGCCAACAACAATGCGCTGCTGATCGCCCCCGGCCTGCGCGCGGCCGACTCGGACGTGACGCTGCTGCTCGAGCCGAACCAGAGCCGCACAATTACGCTCGCGCTGTCCGACCTGGCCGGTGGTGCGATCGGCTGGAGCGCCGGCGACAACCAGGCCTGGCTGACGCCAAGCCCCGGCAACGGCAGCACGCCCGGCACGATCACAATCACCGTCAGCTCGGCCGGCAAGGCGGTTGGCAGCTACGACGGCACGGTGACGCTCAGCTCGTCGGTCAATAATCTCTCAATCAGCGTGCATATGGTGGTGGTGGCACAGCTAAGCGAAGTGTTCGTGCCGCTGTCGCAACGGTAGCCGCGCGAGCGCAGAGCAATCGAGTGGCGTTATGGTGCTGTGCGCGGTAATGCCGCGCACAGCACCGGAAAACATACGCGATCAAGCGGAGCTGGTATAATAGCCCCGGAACACCAGCAGCTGGAGGCAAGCACCATGGCAATTGTGTGGGTCGAGCCGGGCGAACACAGCGTATTCGCCGCGCTCGAGGCAGTCGAGTGGGCGGTCGAGCGGCACGAGCAGGCGGCCCAGCTCGACGAGCGCTTCATGGGCGATGCCTACCTGGCCGAGAATATCGGGCAGATGCGCGCGAGCTGGTCGCTCGACCTGTGGCGCGTGGTGGCAGGCAGTGGCAGCGCGCTCGGGCGCGCCTTCGAGCTAGGCCAGCGCGCGGCGCGCAAGCTGACCTGGTGGTACGGGCTGCCGCAGCTGCAGCAGGTCAGCGAGTTTCACGGCGCGGCGGTACGCAGCACCGACGCGATCATCACCCACCTGCACCACCTGACCTCGCGGCTACAGGCGATCGAGGGCATGCACAGCGAGCAGCGCCTGCGCTCGATCGAGGGCCAGCTGCGCGCAATGCGCGACGAGCAGCACGCCCTGACACGGCGGATCGCCGAGCTTGAGGACGAGCTTCGCCGCCTCAACGCTCAGCGCGAGTCCTGATCGGCCCGCTCGGCCAGCGCGTAGAGCAGCTTCACGGCTGCGGCGTTGAAGGCGCGCTGCTGGGCCAGCACCGGCGCCAGCGCGCGCCAGGCCAGGCGCTGGGCCAGGCCACGCAGCCCGGCGGCCGGCGGCGCCTCGAGCCGCCACGAATCTTCAAGCTGGCGCATGAGCTGCTCGGTCTTCACGGCCTCTCCCTTCTGTTCACGATCGCGTGGCACGCCCTGCGCCGGCCGGGTGATCTGCGCCCGGCCGCAGAAGCGCACCAGCGGCTCAAACACACGCCCCCAGGCGAACTGCTCGGCCAGCGCACGCGCGCGCGCGCCGCACTGCGCCAGCGCGGCCGGGCCGGCCAGCAGGCTGGCGAGCGCATCGGCAGTGGCAGCTACATCGCCGGGCGGCACCACCGCGCCCAGGCCGTGCGCGCGCACCAGCGCGGCGGCGGCATCGCCATCGCTCACCAGGCTGGGCAGCCCGGCCCACAGGTGATCGAGGAAGCGCGAGCGCACAGCGGCGTAGGCGGTCTCGAGGTGGCTGCGATGCAGCGAGACGGCGATCGTCGCCTCGAGCAGGAAGTCGGCGCGGCGCGCGTAGGGCACCCACTCGTCGTAGAAGAACACGTGCCGGCCCAGCAGCCCGCGCTCGGCCGCCAGGGCGCGCGCCAGATCGGGCATGCGCATCGGCGCAGCGCCGCCAGGGTGCCGGCCGGCCAGGAACACCAGCCGGGCCTGCGGGCAGCGCGCCACCAGCGCCGGCATGGCCTCGATCAGCGTCAGCGGGTCGAGCCAATCCCACAGCCCGCCAGTCCAGAGCAGCAGCGGGTCGGATTCGCCGATACCGGCGAGCACGCCGCGCAGCGCCGGCGCCTGGCGCTGCGGCGGGTTCGGGTCGAGCCCGAACGGTGCGACATCGATCAAGTCGCGGGCGAGCGGGTCGGCATCGGCCAGAGCAGGGGTGAGCCGGCCGGCCAG
The sequence above is drawn from the Candidatus Kouleothrix ribensis genome and encodes:
- a CDS encoding VCBS repeat-containing protein encodes the protein MAYPRLRTPSPLLVLALVLALTTLLSASVTATTPTITAAPTVHAGFPLSLNGALVRYGSVALGDVNGDGVSDIVVGASDGKVHAYTGGGSKLWEYDTGNMAIESKPAIADVDGDGKNEVIVSAGSTFTGLNSGAGVYVLRNTGALRCAFTATNDFDGNHVPDGVYSSPAVADLDGNGQLEIVFGGYDAQVRIIDNNCTALKGRFVYDTIWSSPAIADLNGDGKPEIIIGVDSHIDPGKKTLDGGILHVYDSNLIDIAGFPKQIDEVIYSSPVIGDINADGKLDIIVGTGRCYNNVPACAPGGRVHPGVGEYINAWDASGNPLPGWPRAIPGQFAFASPALANMDNDPEPEVIINTTEVKDGLQTPPDGWVHVFNGDGTELAGWPKKPLIPAGASGTISWSSNASPVVADVDGDGSVEVFLPCNYDIVGWNKTGTQLTRTTIPPQAGQWALNTEFTVNGAPAIGDIDGDGKLELVAAGVRSNQSTGGLYAWDFDGGATAAALPWPSFRRSANNNALLIAPGLRAADSDVTLLLEPNQSRTITLALSDLAGGAIGWSAGDNQAWLTPSPGNGSTPGTITITVSSAGKAVGSYDGTVTLSSSVNNLSISVHMVVVAQLSEVFVPLSQR
- a CDS encoding glycosyltransferase family 4 protein — encoded protein: MPRILIISHDVVGSHMAGPGIRAWHLARALAPSGAVTLVAPRPIDLADSAFACGEYAWGNAASLATWLGAADVVVANGFVLAAHPELAHCPQPLALDLYDPVLLENLEHMRAAPAEQRAARADADRRLLALQLAAGDFFVCATERQRDLYLGALMLAGRLTPALADADPLARDLIDVAPFGLDPNPPQRQAPALRGVLAGIGESDPLLLWTGGLWDWLDPLTLIEAMPALVARCPQARLVFLAGRHPGGAAPMRMPDLARALAAERGLLGRHVFFYDEWVPYARRADFLLEATIAVSLHRSHLETAYAAVRSRFLDHLWAGLPSLVSDGDAAAALVRAHGLGAVVPPGDVAATADALASLLAGPAALAQCGARARALAEQFAWGRVFEPLVRFCGRAQITRPAQGVPRDREQKGEAVKTEQLMRQLEDSWRLEAPPAAGLRGLAQRLAWRALAPVLAQQRAFNAAAVKLLYALAERADQDSR